Below is a window of Aeromonas veronii DNA.
CGAAAGTCACAAAAAACGGTGTCGCAAGGCACCGTTTTTTGTTTTGAATATTTATATAATTATTTGATTTTAAAGGCTAAATATGGGTTTTTTTAAACTTTTGGCGCGCATGGTTTGCCAAAGCGACGAGTTTGGTTATGATGCAAGACGCCCAGTTAACCCTAACCGGGCGGCTAAAACGAGATAACAACGGGGTGTTTGGGTGATAAATGTATTCCTGGTCGATGATCATGAACTGGTGCGTACAGGGATAAGACGCATTCTTGAAGATGTGCGCGGGATCAAGGTGGTGGGCGAGGCACAGAGCGGCGAGACCGCAGTCACTTTCTGTCGCCAACACCATCCGGACGTGATCCTGATGGACATGAACATGCCGGGTATTGGTGGTCTGGAAGCGACCCGTAAAATTCTGCGGATCCGCCCCGATGTGCGCATCATAGTGCTGACCATTCATTCAGAAAATCCGTTCCCCACCAAGGTGATGCAGGCGGGCGCAGCCGGTTACCTGACCAAGGGCGCAGCCCCTGACGAGATGATACAGGCGATCCGGCTGGTGCACTCCGGTCAGCGCTACATCTCCCCGGAGATTGCCCAGCAGATGGCCCTCAGCCAGTTTGCCTCCGCTGACGAGAACCCCTTCAAGTCCCTCTCCGAGCGCGAGCTGCAGATCATGATGATGATTACCAAGGGGCAGAAGGTGACCGATATCTCTGAGCAGCTCAACCTGAGCCCGAAGACGGTCAACAGCTACCGCTATCGTTTGTTCAGCAAGCTGGACATCAGCGGTGACGTGGAACTGACCCATCTGGCCATTCGCTATGGCATGCTGGATGCCGATACCCTGTAATCGGGTGGCGTGTAGTCACAAAGGCGGCGAGTGCCGCCTTTTTGCTTGTCATCGTGCGGGGGCAGTATGCTCTGCCCGTCAATTTTTGCCTTTGTGTAAGCCGAGTAGCTGATGCCCCTCTCTCCCGAACCTATCTTCGACAGCAAGGCGTTTCTGGGCGCCGTTACCCATCAGAGCGGCGTCTACCGCATGTATGACAGCGGTGGTACCGTGATCTATGTCGGCAAGGCCAAGGATCTGAAAAAGCGGCTCGCTTCCTACTTTCGCACCAACGTCGACAGCATCAAGACCCGCACCCTGGTGCGCCAGATCGCCGATATCCAGGTCACCGTCACCCACACCGAGACCGAGGCGCTGATCCTCGAGCACAACCTGATCAAGCAGTACCAGCCCCGTTACAACGTGCTGCTGCGGGACGACAAATCCTACCCCTGGATCATCATCACCGCGCACCAGCATCCGCGTATCGGCGTCCATCGCGGCGCCCGCAAGATCAAAGGGGAGTACTTCGGCCCATACCCTTCCGGCGGTGCGGTGCGTGAGAGCTTGCATCTGATGCAGAAGATCTTTCCGGTGCGCCAGTGCGAGGATGCGGTCTATGCCAACCGCACCCGTCCCTGCCTGCTCTATCAGCTCAAGCGTTGCGCCGGCCCTTGCGTACCTGGGTTGGTTAGCGAGGCTGAATATGCCCAGCAGGTGGAGCTGGCCAAGCTGTTTCTGGCGGGCAAGAACCAGCAGGTGATTGGCGAGTTAGTGGGCAAGATGGAGTCCGCCAGCGGCGATCTGCGTTTTGAAGAGGCCGCCCGCTATCGGGATCAGATCCTGGCGCTGCGCCGGGTCACCGAACAGCAGTCGGTGAGCGGCAACGTGCTGGACGAGCTCGACGTGGTGGGGGTCGCCTTCGAGCAAGGCGCTGCCTGCATCCACGTGCTCTTTATTCGCCAGGGCAAGGTGCTCGGCTCGCGCAGCTACTTCCCGAAAGTGCCTGCCGACACCCAACTCGACGAGGTGGTGCAATCCTTCCTGCTGCAGTTCTATCTGTCGGGGCAGGGGGGACGGCAGATCCCGAGCGAGGTGCTGCTCGATGTGGCGCTTGAAGACGAGAACGTCATCGCCGAGACTCTGAGCCAGACCGCGGGCTACAAGGTGCGGGTGGTGAGCCGTACCCGCGCCGAGCGGGCCCGCTTTATCAAGCTCGCCTCCATCAACGCCGAGACGGCGCTGCGATCTCGGCTTGCTCACAAGAGCACCATCACCGCTCGCTACGACCAGCTGGAAGAGTTGCTGGAGCTGGAGCGCCCCATCGCCCGTATGGAGTGTTTCGATATTTCCCACACCATGGGGGAGCGCACCGTGGCCTCCTGCGTGGTGTTCAACCGGGAGGGGCCGCTCTCATCGGAATATCGCCGCTTCAATATCGATGGTATCACCGGCGGCGATGACTACGCGGCGATGGAACAGGCGCTGGAGCGCCGCTTTGGCAAACAGCAGGAGCCGGACAAGGTGCCGGACGTGCTGTTTATCGATGGCGGCCTCGGCCAGCTGCGCCGGGCCGAAGAGATCCTGGCGCGCCAGCTGGAGTTCCTCGGCGGCAAATATCCGCTGCTGGTGGGGATTGCCAAGGGGGTCACCCGCAAGGCGGGGCTGGAGACCCTGATCATGGGGGAGAGCCACGAAGAGCTGCATTTGCCGGCAGATATGCCCGCTTTGCACCTGATTCAGCATATTCGCGATGAATCCCACCGTTTTGCCATTACCGGCCACCGGGCACGGCGAGCCAAGGCCCGCACCAGCAGCAGTCTGGAGGATATCCCGGGGGTGGGTCCGAAACGGCGGCAGGCGCTGCTCAAATATCTGGGGGGCCTGCAGGAGGTCAAAAAGGCGAGCGTGGATGAACTGGCCAAGGTGCCCGGCATCAGTCAGGAGCTGGCCCAGACCATCCACGATGGCTTGCACAGCGCCTGAGCAGGGTTAGCGGCATGGCAACATCGCTAACTCCTTGATGCACAAGAGCCGTGACGCGGGGGGGCCGTAAATGCCATAATGACCCCGCATTTTGAGAAGATTAATGGATTAAAAAGACCAAGACGGGCGCCAGTGCGGTTGCATCGCAAATCGGCTTTGGCGCACTATGTAGCGACGTACAAGAAGTGGCTGAAAATAATGACAAACATACCTAACCTGTTGACGTTTTTCCGGATTTTGCTCATTCCCGTCTTCGTCATCCTGTTCTATCTGCCTTATCAATGGTCCTATCTGGCTGCCGCCATCATCTTTATTCTGGCCGCAGCCACCGACTGGTTTGATGGCTATCTGGCCCGCAAACTCAATCAGTCCACCGCCTTTGGCGCCTTCCTTGACCCCGTTGCCGACAAGATCATGGTTGCCGCCGCACTGGTGGTCATCGTCGAACACTACAACACCATCTGGGTGACCATCCCCGCCATGACCATGATTGGCCGCGAGATCATCATCTCCGCCCTGCGCGAATGGATGGCCGAGCTGGGCAAACGCTCCTCGGTGGCGGTCAGCTGGATTGGCAAGTGGAAGACCATGATCCAGATGGTGTCGCTCACCGGCCTTATCTGGCAATACAATGTCTGGATGGTGTGGCTCGCCTATGTGATGCTCTATGTCGCCACAGTGCTCACCTTCTGGTCGATGTTCCAGTACATGAAGGCCGCCTGGGGCGATCTGACCCACCACGCCAACCTGTGAGTCACCCAAGCCGCAAGGTGAGGTTTGTGCTGATTTGAGGCAGGAAACGGCTAAAGGTGCTAAAAATGTTCAAAATGGGCAAAAAATGCCCGAACGATCAGGTAATTAAATATTTCTGATTGACTGGGCGAGGAACATCGCTAGAATGCGTCCTCGTAGTCAGGCAGCCAGCCAGACCAGTGCGGGAATAGCTCAGTTGGTAGAGCACGACCTTGCCAAGGTCGGGGTCGCGAGTTCGAGTCTCGTTTCCCGCTCCAAATTCAGACAATAGAGAGCCAACTCTCTTTTGCATGGCGCGTTAGCAAAGCGGTTATGCAGCGGATTGCAAATCCGTTTAGTCCGGTTCGACTCCGGAACGTGCCTCCATATTGACAAGCCCGCCACGCGAGCTTGATACCGATTGCGGTGCCCGAGTGGTGAAATCGGTAGACACAAGGGATTTAAAATCCCTCGACGTTCGCGTCGTGCCGGTTCGATTCCGGCCTCGGGCACCATTACTGAATATCGTATCACTACATATTGCAAACCCGCATGGCATAAGGCTTTGCGGGTTTTTTGTTATATTTTTTCCTGTCCAATCTAGTCACAACATCCCCCAGCTTTGGGGGTACTGGTTCTGATAGGGTAAAAAGTACCCCCACTGATACCTAACCTACGCCCTGTCCAAAAATGAGGGGATCAGTAAGGGTTAAATATCATATTCGTGGGGTTCATCAATGCCGATATTTTCTATGACCAGCGACAGGCTCAACACCTGGATGCCAATGAAGCCATGATAGGTGGAAATAGCGTAAAGATTGGAGTTATTGAATCATTTAACTACAATTATTCAGTTTTGATATGTTTATCATGACTATTTAATCAAAAAACTTGCTATAAGCTGCCACCTCGATAAAATGTGCGGCGAATACCTTTAAGTAGAGGCGCGCTGCCTATGACTACTTGTGCGGAGGGTGATGCCTGTGATGCACAAGGAAAGGAGTCAGCGCCGAAGTGGCCAGGCCATCATACCGGGCTGCTGGTTCTGCATCTAATAGGTGCAGGACTGCCATAGTCATCCACTATGGAGCGCTACCTGAAGGGGCTGAGGAGTATAACCTCCCCATAGGTTTTGTTTCTTTAGATCCTCTCGGTAGATCTCCACCTGTAATCTTTAGGTGCAAAGAGATCATGGACATTAGTCATTTCGCCGACTCCGGTTGGTCCGTACTTCCCCCTCTGTTGGCTGTCGCGCTGGCGATCATGACCCGCCGCGTACTGCTGTCCCTTGGTGTGGGCATCGTCACCGGCAGTCTGCTGCTCAATCAGTTTTCGCCTCTCCAATCCCTGCAATACATGTTGAATACCGTGCTCAAGATCTTCTGGATCGATGGCGCGCTCAACCGTGACAACGTCAACATGATCCTGTTTATGCTGCTGCTGGGTGGTCTCATCAGCCTGATGAGCGTCTCCGGGGCGACCCGTGCCTTTGCCGAGTGGGCCGAACGTCGTGCCAAGACCCGCAAGGGCGCCAAAGCGCTGACTGGCATGATGGTGTTTGCCTTCTTTATCGATGACTTCTTCCACAGCCTGTCGGTGGGGGCCATCTGCCGTCCGGTGACCGACCGCTTCCAGATCTCCCGTGCCAAGCTGGCCTATCTGCTGGACTCCACCGCGGCGCCGGTCTGCGTGCTGATGCCCATCTCCTCCTGGGGCGCCTATATCATCGCCCTGGTTGGCGGCATCCTGGCGGCCCACGGTCTGACCGAACAGAGCCCCATTGCGGCGTTTGTCGAGATGATCCCGATGAACCTTTACGCCGTCTTCACCCTGATCATGGTGCTGGTGGTGATCGGGTGTCAGCTGGATATCGGCCCGATGCGTCAACACGAAGAGTGGGCGCTGGAAGGCAAGCTGTGGGATGAGTCCAAGGGTCGCCCCATCGGTCTGGATATGGAGAGCCCGGAAGAGAGCAATGGCGGCATGATCGACATGGTGTTGCCGATCCTGACCCTGACCGCCGCCACCATCTATTTCATGATCGATTCCGGTGCTGCGGTGCTGAGCGAGAAAGGGCTGCCGTTCAGCGTGCTCGGCTCGTTCGAAAACACCAACGTTGGCTCTTCGCTGGTTTACGGTGCCCTGTGCAGTCTGGTGGTCTCCATCGGTCTGGCGATGCGCTTGAAGCTGGGTGCCAAGAACTGGATCAAGGCCGCGCCGCAAGGTGTCATGGCCATGCTGCCGGCCATCAACATCCTGCTGTTCGCCTGGACCATCGGTGCTGTGGTGCGCGATGTGGAGACCGGCAAGTACCTGGCTTCGCTGGCTAACGGCAACCTACCGATCGAAGTGCTGCCCGCCGTGGTCTTTATCCTCTCCTGTGCCATGGCATTTGCCACCGGCACCAGCTGGGGCACCTTCGGCATCATGCTGCCGCTGGCCGGTGACATGGCTGCCGCCAGTGACATCAGCCTGATGCTGCCGATGCTGGCCGCGGTACTGGCTGGCTCGGTGTTCGGGGATCACAGCTCGCCCATCTCCAGCACCAGCATCCTCTCTGCCACCGGTGCCGGTTGCCATCACATCGATCACGTGATGACCCAGCTGCCCTATGCGCTGGCCATCGCCTTCGGTGCAGCCATAGGTTATCTGGCGATGGGGGTGATGCACTCCAGCCTGGCCGGTTTCAGCGTCAGCGCCCTCTGGTTCGTGCTCTTTACCGGCTATCACCTGAAAAAGGCCAAAGCGCGGCCAGCGCTGGCCACCGCGTAACATTTATAGAGCAAGGGGCCCGCGGGCCCCTTGGTTTTGTCAGGGGCTTTGGTTAGCATGCGCCCCATAAATTCAGTATCGGAACAGTATCATGGCTTCACTGCACTACAAATTTGCCACCATGAATTCAGGCAAATCCACCCAGCTCATTCAGGCGCACTTCAACTATCTGGAGCGGGGCATGCATCCTCTGGCGATGACGCCAGCCATCGATGACCGTTTCGGGGTAGGGGTGATAAGTGCCCGGGTTGGCCTTGAACTGAAGGTGGACGTGTTCAGCGACAGCTGTGATCTGTTTGAAATGGTGAAAGAGCGCCATGCGAAGAAACATATCGATGTCTTCATCGTGGACGAGGCCCAGTTCCTGACCCGTGAGCAGGTCTACCAGCTGGCCCGTATTGTCGATGAGCAGGATATTCCGGTGATGGCCTATGGCCTCAAGACCGATTTTCGCGGCGAGCTGTTCCCCGGCTCCTACCATCTGCTCTGTCTGGCCGACAAGTTTGAAGAGCTGAAGAGCATCTGCTGGTGCGGCAACAAGGCCCACATGAACTCCCGGGTCAACGAAGCGGGTCAGGTGATGCGCGATGGCGAACAGGTGGAGATCGGTGGCAACGATCGCTATGTGTCACTGTGCCGCAAACACTATCTGGAAGGTCGCGCCTACAAGTAATCCGGCTGCGATATTTGAATCGTCGAGAAGAACGCCAATCTGGCGTAATGCCAGTCAGTTAAGCCTGACTGGCATTGTTTTTATTGGCTTTTATCACACTGTACTTCTGTGGCCTTGGCTTCACGTCGCGTGGTTAACGTCGCTCCCGTCGCTCCCTTAGTGCCGGCAGCACAAACTGCCCCGCCTCTTTTTCCAGCTTCATCACCATTTATAAGTATAAAAAGCCAAATAAATCAATATGTTGTTGATTTTCGGACATCAGGAGAGGCGGTCAATAGGTCCTTAACTGATCGGCATAGAGCCTTGGGCTCCCTCATTTTTTTCGCTATGGTATCACCTCATTTTGGAGGTGCCATGAATCAGACTATCGATCTTATCCTTTCCCATCGCTCCATTCGTCAGTTCACTGCCGAGCCGATCGCCCCGCAGCAGCTGGATGCCATTCTCGCCGCCGCCCAGTCAGCCTCGACCTCGAGCTTCTTGCAGGTGACCAGCATTGTGCGAGTCAGCGAACCCGAGGCGCGTCAGCAGCTGGCCATGCTGGCGGGCAATCAACCCTATGTGGTGCAGGCGGCCGAGTTTTTGGTGTTCTGCGCCGATTACCATCGCCACAGCCAGATCGTGCCCGAGGCCCAGACCGGTTATGCGGAGCAACTGCTGATCGGTGCCATCGATGGCGCCCTGATGGCGCAAAATGCCCTGCTGGCGGCGCAGTCGCTGGGGTTGGGTGGGGTCTATATCGGCGGCATTCGCAACCATCCGGTCGAGGTGAGTGAACTGCTGGGTTTGCCCCATCAGGTGATCCCGCTGTTTGGCCTCTGCCTTGGTCATCCTGCCCAGCTGCCGGAGCAGAAACCCCGTCTACCCAGGGGATTGGTGGTGCATCAGGAGCGCTACCAGCACGAGCTGGATCGTGACCTGCTGGCCCAGTACGATCAGCAGATCGCGGACTACTATCAGGCCCGCAGCAGCAACAACAAACAGCAGACCTGGAGTGGCCAGATCCGCGCCATTCTGGGTAAGGAGTCCCGTCCTTTCATGTTGGGGTTCTTGCAGTCACGGGGCTTTAACCTCAAGTAATGACACTGATGGGCGATACAATGGGGAGATGGCCACCATGGTCATCATCCACTGATCCTGCAATCTCTCCCTGAGACCGGGGGCACAGCTTGGCGACAAATCGTGGGCAAGGGGGGATCTGCAGGCTACCTTAAGTGGGTAAGCTGTTGTAGGATCACGTAATTAGATAGGAACAGGGGTTTGGATATCCTATGATTTTAACTTTGATATTGCTGTCTATCGGCGCACTCCTGTTTTTGGTTATCGCCTATAACGTGGTGCAGCAATATAAGCAGAAGGCGGAGGCGGACAAGCGTCACGCCGTTGCCAGACACAAGACGGTGGCCGACGAGACCGAACAGGTGTTGCTGAACGTCAATCTGGTGCCTTTCTCCAAGAATATGGTGCTGCTGTTGCAGCACCGGATCCTCGATGCCTATCGCGCCATCGCCCAGGTGATGCCCAACAACCAAATTAAGCAGCGCATCGCCGATGTGCAGACCCAGATCAAGAATGTGCAGGAGAACTACAGCGTTCAGGATGAGGGGCATTTCAAGACCCCGGAGTCCGACCGTCAAGCGATCCAGATGCTGCAGCTGGTCAAGAAGATGCGGGCGGTGCTGCGAGTCGAGCACAACAAGGGCAAGATTGACCCCCAAGGGTTCGCCCAGGAAGAGCGCCGCCTCGAGTTGATGCAGCTCAAGATCAACATCTCCAATCTGGTCAAGCGGGCGATGGATGCCCGCATTCAGGGCCAATATGGTACTTGCCGCCAGCTCTATACCAAGGGGCTGTCGGCAATGGCGAGCGTGGCCGACAAGGATCCCTATCTGCTGGCCCGTGAAGAGGATATGCGTCAGGGGCTCAAGGAGCTTGAGGAGCAGCAGCAGCAGAACAGCGCGCAGGATCTGCAGAACATCAGGGACAAGGAAGCCGACGAGCTCGATATCCTGTTTCAACCCAAGAAGAAATGGTAGGCATGTCTCATCCACTCGATTCCACACTGGGGCCAATGGCCCCATTTGTTTCTCAGCTGTTGGCCGAATTGGCCGCCACTGGCATCAATATTCCCCAGCCAACGGTCGATCACCTCTGTTATCGGGCGGACACCTTGCAGGAGTATCGCGCGCTATGTGCTGTGCTGGCTGAGGCGGGCACCTTGCTGGTGGAGGGGATGATCGGCGGTCGTCCTATCGCCACTTATCAGTTGCATCAGCCGCTGCTGGTCGGTGAGGTGCAGGTGCCCTGTATCGAACTGGCGGCGCCGAAACCGGGTCGTGTCCATCAGGCGGGACTGGAGCATATCGAGCTGGTGATCGCCTCACTGCAGGCGCTGGTGGCCTGTTATCCCGAGCTGCCATTCAAAACTGGCAACATGCAAGATACCCGCAACCCCGATATCGGCCTGATGTTGCCCTCTGGTCAGATCAAGTTTCACCTGCGTCCGCTGGCTGAAGTTATCGCCGAAGAGGTAGCGACCGGCGCGGTGGTGGCGGTGCCTGCGGGTTTTGTCGAGCAAGATTGATTGTGCATACAATGCCGTGCGAGCCTGACTGGCTCTTGAATAACGCAGCAAAAGGGGTCACCGGTGTGACCCCTTTTGCTATCTGGCAATACTTGGCCGTGAGATGGTTATCGGGTCGTGGGTGACCCGGTTTACGCGGATCCCGTTACCCGTGCCGGTGGGGTTGCTGGGCGGGCAGTGGCGATTGGCTTCGCTGCTTGAGACGGCCGAGCCAGAGGCTCAAGCCGGCCGTCAGGATGAGGACCAGCTCAATCCCCATGACCAGCCCGCCCAGCTCGCCTTTCTCCCAGAACGGGTGCAAGTAAAGCCCACCCAGACTGGCTCCCAGATAGTAGGCCACCAGATAGAGGGAGGAGGCGAGGGCCCGGTGGTGTTCGACATGCTGACCGACCCAGGCACTGGCGCAGGCGTGTGCCAGGAAAAAACCGAAGCTGGAGACCAGCAAGCCGCTCAGGAGCCCGAGCAGACTGCCCTGTAGCAGCCACAGACTGCCGATGGCCATCAGCGCGATCCCGACCAACAGCATGCGTTGTGCCCCCCAGCGGTTGGCGAAGCGGCCGCTCAGGGAGGAGGCCACCGTCCCCGAGAGATAGGTGAGAAACAGCATGCCGAGCCACTGAGTGGGCAGGGAGAAGGGGGGCTTTGCCAGCAGGAAAGTGAGGTAGCTGAACTGGTTCAGAAACACCATAAAGTTGAGGCCGCCAATCAGATAGGCCCCTACCAGCAAGGGGTTGGTCAGGTGTTGCTGCAAGGCGCGGACAAATTGACCGCGAACGGGGGCGCTCGCCACAAAGCGGGTCTGATAGGGCAGCAGCCAGAAGACCAGCGGCAGCAGCGACAGGCTGATCACACCAATCCCCAAAAAGGTGTGCTGCCAGTCGCCAAACCAGCCCGCCAGCAGGCCACCGACCACCCGACCGGCAATGCCACCGAGGGAGTTGGCGGCAATATAGACCCCCACCGCCGAGAGCAGCGCCCGTTTGCTGAACTCTTCCCCCATGTAGGCGATGGCGGTCGCTGGCAGCCCCGCCAGCAGTGCCCCCTGCAGGATGCGCAGCAGCAGCAGGGAGTTGAACTGCTCAACCAGCGGGATCAACAACGAGAGCAGGATCGCCAGGGTGAGGGTGCTCAGCATGACTTGCCGACGGCCATGGCGATCCGCCAGTCTGGCGCAGATCAGCAGGGAGGCGGCGAGGCCTGCGGTACAGCCTGCCAGGGTCCAGCTGGCCGATAGGGAGTTGACCGAGAAGACCTCGGCAATCAGAGGTAACAGGGGGTGGGTCTGGTAGAGGTTCAGAAACACCAGAAAAGAGCCCAGGCTGAGGGCCAGGGTTGCACGTATCCACTCGCGACTTCCGACTTCAATCATTGTGTATGGTCCTGACGGCTTTTGGTCAGGGTAGAGTCCTTGCTGTTATAAATATAATATATTTAAGTTATCCATCTCATAAGATGAATTGATATATGGATCTGAAACAGCTCACCTATCTGCTGGCGGTCAGGGATGCCGGCTCATTTACCAAGGCAGCCAACAGTCTGCATGTGGCACAACCGGCCATCAGCATGGCCATCGCCAAGCTGGAGCAGCAGCTCGAGTTGCGGCTGTTTGATCGGCAGGACCGGGCGGTACGGCTTACCCCGGAGGGGGAGGTGCTCTGCCGCCATGCCGAGCGCCTGTTGCTGCAGATGCATCAGGCCGAGGCCGAGATGGCCGAGCTCAAGGGGTTGGAGCGGGGGGAGGTGCGGATCGGGATCCCCTACATGATGGGCTCCTACTATTTTCCCCCTCGTCTGATGGCCTTCAAGCACCGCTACCCCGGCCTCAAGATCCGGGTCGAGGAGGCTGGTACCCGTGAGCTGCTCAGCCGGATGGTGGATGGTTCCCTCGATCTGGCTATTCTCATCACCAGTGATCTGCCGCCCGCCATCGAGGGGGCACATCTGCTGAGCGAAGAGATGTTGATGGTGGTGGGGGAGGATCACCCACTGCGCGGCGAACCGTCGGTCACCCTCTCGCAGTTTTTCGCTCAGGAGTTAGCATTGTTCCGCCGCGGTTTCTATCACCGGGAGCATATGGAGGCGCTGGCACAGTGCCTGGGCGTCGAACCGGATATCGCCTTCGAGAGTAATCTTATCCCTCTGCTCAAGGCGGTGGTGCGGCAAGGCTTTGCGGTGACCACCTTCTTGCGAATGGTGCTGGAAGAGGAGCCCGATCTGAGCGGTGTGCCCTTCGACCCGCCCATCTACCTCGATCTCTGCGTGGCGTGGCGGCGTGGCGATCCGCTCTCCATGGCCAATCGCGCCTTGCGCGATTTCCTACTCAAGGATCGTCCGGCCTGATAGCGGCGGGCCATTGCTGAAAGTTTGTTACTATTAACGGTGGGTTCGCTTGAGGGCTACACCATGAAACTGCAGCAATTGCGCTATATCGTCGAGGTAGCCAACCACAGGCTGAATCTGTCGGTCACCGCCGAGAGCCTCTTCACCTCCCAACCCGGGATCAGTAAACAGGTGCGAATGCTGGAGGATGAGCTGGGGATCCAGATCTTCGAGCGCAGCGGCAAACACCTGACCCAGATCACCCCCATCGGTCGGGAGGTGATCAAGGTAGCCGCCGAGGTGCTGGACAAGGTCGCCACCATCAAGTTGATGGCCAAGCAGCATGTGCATCCGGAGCAGGGAACCCTCACCATTGCCGCCACTCATCTGCAGGCTCGTTATATTTTGCCCGCCATCCTCAAGGGCTTCATGGCCCGTTTCCCCAACGTGGAGGTGACTGTGGTGCAGGGGAGTACGGCGCAGTGCCGTGCGGCCGTGCATGATGGTACTGCCGATCTGTTGCTGATCGATGAGCCGGAGGAGGGGAGCGATCTGCTGATGCTCCCCTGTTTTCAATGGCAACGGGGTTTGGTGCTGCCAAAGGATCATCCCTTGGCCAACGCGACAGTATTGACCCCGGCCGAGCTGGTCGAGTTTGCGTTGGTGACCGATGGCAGGGCGCTCTCTGCAGCTCATGGCATCGATGGCGCCCATGCCGAGAGCCGGATCGCCTGCTGTGCGAGCGACAGCGATGTGCTCAAGACCTATGTCAGACAAGGGATGGGTGTCGGGGTGATGGCAACCTTTGCGTGGGAGCAACAGCGCGATGGCGATCTGGTGCTCAAGGCGGTGCCCTGGCTACCTGGAGGAGTGGCCGCTATCGGTCTGCGCAGAGGGGCATTTTTATGCGGCTATCTGTACGATCTGATTGCACGTCTCGCGCCGCAATTGACCCGGGAGCAGGTCAACCAATGCTGCGCTACTCGCACTGGCGAAGAGCTTGAAGCACTGCTGGTCAATCTGACCGTACCACAGCGATAGCCTGGGTTGATGTGCGGCCGTTACAAGAAAAACGCCTCCGAATTGGAGGCGTTTGACTATCTGGTATTCGTCAATGCAGGCTCACTTCTTCAGCATGTGATCCAGCTTGTTGGCCTTGGTTGATAGATAGAACTCGTTGTGGGGATTGCGCCCTTCCTGCAGGGGCACCCGCTCCGCCACCGGAATGCCAAAGGATTCCATCGCCTTCATCTTGCGCGGGTTGTTGGTCATCAGTTTGAGGGACTTGACCTCAAGCTGCTTGAGCATGTCGGCGCAGATGGTGTAATCGCGCATGTCAGCGGCGAAACCAAGGGCCACGTTGGCCTCAACGGTATCGGCCCCCTGATCCTGCAGGTGATAGGCACGGATCTTGTTGAGCAAACCGATGCCACGGCCCTCTTGACGCACATACAACAACACGCCACGACCGGCTTTGGCGATATTCTCCATGGCCGCCTGCAACTGGAAACCACAGTCACAACGCAGGCTGAACAGGGCATCGCCGGTCAGGCACTCTGAGTGGATCCGGCCCAGCACGGGCTCTTCACCGGTAATGTTGCCCATCACCAGTGCGGCGTGATCCTTGCCTGTGCCGGTTTCCTGAAAACCTACCAGCGTGAAGGTGCCCCAGGGGGTTGGCAATTTGGATTTGGCCACGAGGGTAACGCTGCTCATTGGTTGCTCCTTACTACTAACGGCTCAAAAAAGGGGGC
It encodes the following:
- a CDS encoding thymidine kinase is translated as MASLHYKFATMNSGKSTQLIQAHFNYLERGMHPLAMTPAIDDRFGVGVISARVGLELKVDVFSDSCDLFEMVKERHAKKHIDVFIVDEAQFLTREQVYQLARIVDEQDIPVMAYGLKTDFRGELFPGSYHLLCLADKFEELKSICWCGNKAHMNSRVNEAGQVMRDGEQVEIGGNDRYVSLCRKHYLEGRAYK
- the pgsA gene encoding CDP-diacylglycerol--glycerol-3-phosphate 3-phosphatidyltransferase, with translation MTNIPNLLTFFRILLIPVFVILFYLPYQWSYLAAAIIFILAAATDWFDGYLARKLNQSTAFGAFLDPVADKIMVAAALVVIVEHYNTIWVTIPAMTMIGREIIISALREWMAELGKRSSVAVSWIGKWKTMIQMVSLTGLIWQYNVWMVWLAYVMLYVATVLTFWSMFQYMKAAWGDLTHHANL
- the nfsA gene encoding oxygen-insensitive NADPH nitroreductase encodes the protein MNQTIDLILSHRSIRQFTAEPIAPQQLDAILAAAQSASTSSFLQVTSIVRVSEPEARQQLAMLAGNQPYVVQAAEFLVFCADYHRHSQIVPEAQTGYAEQLLIGAIDGALMAQNALLAAQSLGLGGVYIGGIRNHPVEVSELLGLPHQVIPLFGLCLGHPAQLPEQKPRLPRGLVVHQERYQHELDRDLLAQYDQQIADYYQARSSNNKQQTWSGQIRAILGKESRPFMLGFLQSRGFNLK
- a CDS encoding Na+/H+ antiporter NhaC family protein; translated protein: MDISHFADSGWSVLPPLLAVALAIMTRRVLLSLGVGIVTGSLLLNQFSPLQSLQYMLNTVLKIFWIDGALNRDNVNMILFMLLLGGLISLMSVSGATRAFAEWAERRAKTRKGAKALTGMMVFAFFIDDFFHSLSVGAICRPVTDRFQISRAKLAYLLDSTAAPVCVLMPISSWGAYIIALVGGILAAHGLTEQSPIAAFVEMIPMNLYAVFTLIMVLVVIGCQLDIGPMRQHEEWALEGKLWDESKGRPIGLDMESPEESNGGMIDMVLPILTLTAATIYFMIDSGAAVLSEKGLPFSVLGSFENTNVGSSLVYGALCSLVVSIGLAMRLKLGAKNWIKAAPQGVMAMLPAINILLFAWTIGAVVRDVETGKYLASLANGNLPIEVLPAVVFILSCAMAFATGTSWGTFGIMLPLAGDMAAASDISLMLPMLAAVLAGSVFGDHSSPISSTSILSATGAGCHHIDHVMTQLPYALAIAFGAAIGYLAMGVMHSSLAGFSVSALWFVLFTGYHLKKAKARPALATA
- the uvrC gene encoding excinuclease ABC subunit UvrC, whose amino-acid sequence is MPLSPEPIFDSKAFLGAVTHQSGVYRMYDSGGTVIYVGKAKDLKKRLASYFRTNVDSIKTRTLVRQIADIQVTVTHTETEALILEHNLIKQYQPRYNVLLRDDKSYPWIIITAHQHPRIGVHRGARKIKGEYFGPYPSGGAVRESLHLMQKIFPVRQCEDAVYANRTRPCLLYQLKRCAGPCVPGLVSEAEYAQQVELAKLFLAGKNQQVIGELVGKMESASGDLRFEEAARYRDQILALRRVTEQQSVSGNVLDELDVVGVAFEQGAACIHVLFIRQGKVLGSRSYFPKVPADTQLDEVVQSFLLQFYLSGQGGRQIPSEVLLDVALEDENVIAETLSQTAGYKVRVVSRTRAERARFIKLASINAETALRSRLAHKSTITARYDQLEELLELERPIARMECFDISHTMGERTVASCVVFNREGPLSSEYRRFNIDGITGGDDYAAMEQALERRFGKQQEPDKVPDVLFIDGGLGQLRRAEEILARQLEFLGGKYPLLVGIAKGVTRKAGLETLIMGESHEELHLPADMPALHLIQHIRDESHRFAITGHRARRAKARTSSSLEDIPGVGPKRRQALLKYLGGLQEVKKASVDELAKVPGISQELAQTIHDGLHSA
- the uvrY gene encoding UvrY/SirA/GacA family response regulator transcription factor, with amino-acid sequence MINVFLVDDHELVRTGIRRILEDVRGIKVVGEAQSGETAVTFCRQHHPDVILMDMNMPGIGGLEATRKILRIRPDVRIIVLTIHSENPFPTKVMQAGAAGYLTKGAAPDEMIQAIRLVHSGQRYISPEIAQQMALSQFASADENPFKSLSERELQIMMMITKGQKVTDISEQLNLSPKTVNSYRYRLFSKLDISGDVELTHLAIRYGMLDADTL